CGAGGCCCGCGTAGGTGAGGAAGGCGCCGCCGACCTCGTCGACCGCGCGCTGCGCATCCACCGCCGTGACGAACACGCCGAGCTGCTCGTCGCCCTCGATGATCACGGGCACGCTCACGTAGCGCAGCGTGCCGACGCTCGTGATGGCGGTGCCGAGCGTCACTTCGCCCGACGAGGCCTCCTGCCAGGCGCGTGCGATGAACGCGGGGTCGTCTTCCAGATCGAACGCCGTCTCGACGAACGGAAGCCAGCGCACCTCGCCATCGATGATGCCGACGCTGCTCTCGTGCCGGCCAGGCACGAGCCGCTGCAGGATGTCGCTCAAGGCGTCGACGGCGGTCGTCGGCAGCGCCGCCGCCTCGGGGGCGTTCTCATCGGCGGACGACGTCGAGGCGCCCGTGACAATGCCGCGCGCGGCTTCGACCGAGGCGAGCAGGTCGGTGTCGAGCCCTTCGAGCACGCGGTCGCGCTGCACGAGGTAGGCCGTGAAGCCCGAGACCGACATGCCGAGGGCGGTGACGACGAGGATCACGGCAAGGATGCGCGACCGCACCGAGAACCGGGGGAGCGGCGTTCGCGACATTCCCCCATTATCAGCGGCCGTCGATGCCCAGAAGCCCAGATGAGAACACTCTCACCCCCTGCCGCGCCACTCGCGCGCGAGCGCTCGCAGGTCGGCGCACTCGTCGGGTTCGATCGCGAGCACGCCCTCGGTGCTCCGGAGCGTGCCCGAGATGAGCACGAACCGGGCCGTGAGCGCCGCGCGCAGCACGCGCGACGCGCGGGCGGGCACGATGATCGGCACCACCGCCGTGCCGTCGTCGAGCAGGGCGTCTCCGCCGAGCAGCGCCTCCGCGGGGCGACGCTCGCCGGCGACGAGCACGGCCCCGCCGACCCGGCGGACGTCGAGCTCGTCGAGGCGTGCGGTCTCGGCCGCGGCGAGCAGCGCGCGAAACGGGGCGAGCGCGTCGGCGGCCCGCGGTCGTGGCGGCATGGGCGGCGGCGGGGGGAAGTCGTCGGCATCGACGAAGAGCACGGGATGCTCGGGGCCGGCGCGACGCGAGAGGCGGCGGGGCATGCTCGACCTCCTGCGCATCCGCTCGATGGAACGAACGCAGTCTATCGAACGTGTGTTCGAATGACGCGCACCATCGTCAGGCTCGAGCGGTCACTCCCGCGCCCCGGTCTCGCCGTCGTCGGGCGGGCTCAGCAGCCCCGCCTCGATGAGCTGCTCGGCGAGTCCCGCGCCGTCGGGCGCCCAGACCCACGGGATGCCGCCGCTCGGCCGCTCGGCCTCGTCGAGATGGCTGCGCCCACCGGCGAGCACGGCCTCGGGGGTCGAGAGCTGACGGATGGCGACGCCCGCGACATTCTCGGGATGCTCGGCGGCGAACTCGCGATAGATGGCCTCGTCGTGCTGGCCGTCGTCGCCGATGAGCACCCAGCGGATGGAGGGGAACTCGCGCGCCAACCGGGCGAGGCTCGCACGCTTGTGGTCGCGTCCGCTGCGGAACAGCCGGTCGTGCGTCGGCCCCCAGTCGGTGAGCAGCATCGTGCCGGCGGGGTAGAGGTGGCGGCTCATGAACCGGTCGAGGGTCGGAGCGACATTCCACGCCCCCGTCGAGAGGTAGATGACGGGCGCGCCCTCGTGCTCGCGCGTGAGCCGCTCGAGCAGCACGGCCATTCCGGGAACGGGACGGCGGGCGTGCTCGTCGAGCACGAAGGTGTTCCAGGCGGCGAGGAAGGGGCGGGGGAGCGCCGTGACCATGACCGTGTCGTCGATGTCGCTGACGATGCCGAGGCGAGCATCCGGGTCGACGACGAAGATGCGGGCCGTGACCGGGTCGGAGCCTTCGACCTGCAGCGTGATCGTGCGCACGCCGGGTTCGAGGTCGATCGTCGCATCGGCGTCGACGACGCCGCCGCGGTCGGCCTGCATCGTGAACTCCTGCCCGCCGATCGTGACGGTGACGACGCTGTCGGCGACGGGGATGCTCACGAAGCTGCGCCATCCCCGGATGCTCGCGGGCGTCGCGCGACGGGAATCGGTGCGTGTGAGCACGACGCGGCACAGCACGCGGATCCAGCCGGGGCCGCCGTAGCCGCTGTACGGGATGACGACCGGTTGCAGCCCGCGCCGCCGGCCATTGCGTTCGCGCATGCGATGGAAGCGGTCTTCGAGCGCTACGGCCCGCCGCACCCAGGGGGAGCGCGAGGCCGGAGGGGGAGCGTCACTCTCGGCCGTCACCTGCCCAGTCTGTCAGATGCTCCGTCGTTCGCGACGGGCCCAGGCGGGCGCCCCGCCGCGGCACGGTGTAGGCGACATCGAGGGGGACTGTCGAGCCGCAGTGAACAGAACGGTCCGCTCCCGGCGGTATTCGCCTCCCGAATGTCCAGCCATAATTAACATCGCGTCAAAGCGTGATTCGCTCACCTCGAGGAGTACGCTTACGGCGTCGAAAGGGTCGATCGTGAAC
The sequence above is a segment of the Microcella humidisoli genome. Coding sequences within it:
- a CDS encoding App1 family protein, translated to MRERNGRRRGLQPVVIPYSGYGGPGWIRVLCRVVLTRTDSRRATPASIRGWRSFVSIPVADSVVTVTIGGQEFTMQADRGGVVDADATIDLEPGVRTITLQVEGSDPVTARIFVVDPDARLGIVSDIDDTVMVTALPRPFLAAWNTFVLDEHARRPVPGMAVLLERLTREHEGAPVIYLSTGAWNVAPTLDRFMSRHLYPAGTMLLTDWGPTHDRLFRSGRDHKRASLARLAREFPSIRWVLIGDDGQHDEAIYREFAAEHPENVAGVAIRQLSTPEAVLAGGRSHLDEAERPSGGIPWVWAPDGAGLAEQLIEAGLLSPPDDGETGARE